GCCCCGACCGCGTTACCCCAAGCAGAAGCGCCCTCGACCGGCGACAGTGTCTCGGAAGACTATGCCATTGTGGAACGGTGTTGGTACGAGCACCGCAGTACGGCCGACTTCCTCAGAGCACAGGGGGAGAAGCGGACACCCGTGTGGAAGGAGGCTGCCACACAGGGGTCGAGCAAAGCGATGGTCCTCTATGCCCGGTCCCTACAAGAGGGAACCGGCGTGGCGAAGGATCCAACCGAGGCCGTGAAGTGGCTCCGCAAGGCCATCGAGCGCGGGAACACGGACGCAATGTGTCTCCTCGCACAATGCTCCTTGGACGGCGAAGGCGTGGCGAAGGATCCAACCGAGGCCGTGATATGGTTCCGCAAGGGTGCGGAATTCGGAAATGCCGATGCGATGCACGATCTGGGTGCGTGTTACGTCAACGGCCTTGGGGTGACGAAGGATAGCGCCGAAGCGGTGAAGTGGTTCCGCAAAGCCGTGGAACTCGGAAATGCCGATGCAATGGTCAGTCTGGGTTCGTGTTACACCTATGGCGCAGGTGTGCCGAAGGATCTGACGGAGGGCGTCAAGTGGTTCCGCAAGGCCACGGAACTCGGATGTCCCGAAGCGATGCACAATCTGGGTGCGTGTTATTTCCACGGCCGCGGCGTGGCAAAGGATCTGATCGAAGCCGTGAAATGGTACCGCAAGGCCGCAGAACTGGGGCTACCGATAGGGATGCACGATCTGGGCACGTGTTACGTCAATGGCCTTGGGGTGACGAAAGACGCGACTGAAGCGATCAAGTGGTACCGCAAGGCCGCAGAACTGGGGCTACCGATAGGGATGCACGATCTGGGTGCATGTTACACCTATGGCGTAGGTGTACCGAAGGATCTGACTGAGGGCGTCAAGTGGTACCGCAAGGCCACGGAACTCGGATGCGTCGAAGCCATGCACGATCTGGGTGCGTGTTACGCCAATGGCACTGGCGTGGCAAAGGATTCAGTCGAAGCCGCGAAGTGGTTCCGCAAAGCGGCGGACTTCGGTAGTGCCGAAGGGATGCACAGCCTGGGTGCGTGCTACGCCAACGGCGCAGGTGTGCCGAAGGATCCGGTCGAGGCCGTCAAGTGGTTCCACAAAGCCGCCGAAACTGGACACGCCGAAGCAACACGCAATCTGGGTGTAAGTTACGCCGATGGCGTCGGGGTAGCGAAGGATCCGGTTGAGGCCGTGAGGTGGTTTCGCAAGGCTGCGGAACTGGGGCTGCCACTGGGAATGGTCAATCTGGGGCAGTCCTACGTTCTCGGCGTGGGTGTGCCGAAGGACACAGTTGAAGGGTTGAAATGGGTCCATAAGGCCGCAGAACGCGGAGCACCCCACGCCATGTACCTTCTCGGCGCTGGGTACTTTGAAGGTGTGAGTACCGCCAAAGACGCATCGGAGGCTGTGACGTGGCTCACTAAGGCCGCGGAACTCGGGAACACAGACGCCCGATATGTTCTGCAGCAACTGCGCGACGCACCGTTGGCACCGCCACCCAAACCGTGATCCGAACACAGAACGCGATTGTTCACGCACAGTTACCGAAGAGCGCACAAAGGGCGATTAGCGACCCGAAACGCATTCCGGCACCGCACCCGTGAGCGATTTCGGGCTGCCCCTGCTACAACAACCGCATCATGGCGAAGCACCCAGACGTTGCGATCATCGGCGGCGGGATCATCGGGCTCACCTCCGCGTTCTTCCTCGCGAAAGAAGGACTGTCGGTCGCGGTGTACGACCGCAGCGACCTCGGCCGGGAGGCGTCGTGGGCCGGCGCGGGGATCGTTCCGCCCGGCAACCCCGAACGCGCTGCGACCCCGGCCGACAAGCTCCGCGGCATCGGCTCCCGGCGCTTTCCCGAGCTTTCCGCCGAGTTGCGAGAACTCACAAGTATCGACAACGGCTACCGACTTTGCGGCGGCATCGATTTCCTGGAACCCGAAGACCGCGACGTCCCCACAGTATGGCGCACAGAAGGCATCGCATTTGAGCGGCTGTCCCTTGCCGACGCCCAACGGCTCGAACCGCTCGGCGAGGTCGGAGGGGAGCCGTACTTGCTGCCCGGGTGCGCACAAGTGCGAAACCCGCGTCACCTGCGTGCCCTTATCGCCGCGTGTGAACGAGTGGGCGTACAACTACATCCGAACACCAGCGTAGAGGCGTGGGACTTCGATGCCAATCGCATCACCTCCGCACAACTCGCGACCGGCGCACGGGTAACCGCGGAGCGGTTCTTGCTCGCCGCGGGCGCCTGGAGTGAATCTCTGTTGCGCCCGCTCGGCCACAGTCCACACGTTCGCCCGGTACTCGGGCAGATCGCGCTTCTGAAGGGGCCGAGTTGTTCGCGCGTGCTGATGCTCGGCAAGCGCTACCTCGTGCCGCGCGCCGACGGGCTCACGCTCATCGGTTCGACCGAGGAGCCAGAAGCGGGCTTCGAGAAGCGAACCACCGCCGTGGGAATCGAAGGGCTGGTCGCGTTCGCGCGCCGGACGGTTCTCGCGCTCGCGGGAGCGACCCTCGAAACGTCATGGGCCGGGCTACGCCCCGGATCGCCGGACGGGTTGCCGTTTATCGGCAGCGTTCCGGGGTGGGACAATGCGTTCGTCGCGTGCGGGCACTTCCGCGCCGGCGTGCAACTCTCGATCGGCACCGCACAAGCGATCACCGACCTACTCACCGGCAAGCCGACGTGCGTCGATTTGGCCACGTTCGCACTGGACCGAACACCCGACACGGCCGCGAAGAGCGCGTTTCGGTCGTGATAAGGAGGGGTTTTTGACAGGATCAGAACTAAACCTCGCTTTTAATCCTGTTGATCCCGTTAATCCTGTCAAAAACTCTTCGACGGCGCGGACCGAGTTACCCGGCTCGCGTTACATTGTTGATCCCGTCAATCCCGTCAAAAGCTCTTCTGGTTCGGTCTTTCCGGCCGTTCGCCCTCGAGTCTGCAATAATACCCCCATGCAACCGACCGAACACCGCTCGGCCGTGGGTCAGTTGGCCGACGACCTCCGCTGGCTCGAAGACCACTGCCGCCGACAGCCGGAACTGGCCGCGCACGCGGGCACGCTGCGGCTCGCCTCCGCGCTCACGCGCAACGTCATCGGGCCGTTCCTCGAGGGCCAACCGACGCGCCCGCTGCACGTCGCGGTCGTCGGCGGGGCCGGTGCGGGCAAGAGCACGGTGGTGAACTTCCTCGCCGGCGATAAAGTCGCCGAGGCGAACCCGCAGGCCGGGTTCACGCGGCACCCCACGGCGTTCCTGCCGCCGGGACCGGCCTTCCAGTGGCCCAGTTACATCGGCTTCATGGGGCAAATGCACCGGCTCACGGAAGACAAGCCCGCGAGCGCCGATGAAGACGTGTACCAGGTGAAGCGCATCGCGCCGCCCACAGCGACGACAGCCGGCACGAACGAGAAGTACAGTCACCCGCTCGCCGAGTTCGTCATCTGGGACTGCCCGGACATGACGACCTGGGCCTCCGAGGGGTACGTGGCGCGGCTCATGGAAGTCGCAGCACTCGCGGACGTGATCGTTTACGTCGCGTCCGACGAGCGCTACAATGACGCGGTCCCGACGGAGTTCCTGCACCTTCTGGTTAAGGCCGGCAAAGCGGTTGTTGTTGCGCTCACGAAGATGCGCGCACAGGACGCGGATTCCTTCATCGAGCACTTCCGCCAGGAGATTCTCGGTCGACTGCCGAAGCTGCCCAACGGCGAAGTACCCGCGGTGCCGGTGGTCGCGATCCCGCACATGAGCATGGCCGAGCGCACGGACCCGGCCGGTGCGGGCGCGCGGTACCGCGTTCAGTTGTTGAACCAGATCCTCGTGCAGTGCGAGAGCGACGACGCCACGCGCGCCCGCACCGTCACCAACGCGGCGAAGTACCTCAGCACTGCCGGGGACGGCCTACTCGACGTGGCCCGGCGCGACTTCTCGGAACTCGAAGCGTGGAAGTCCACGGTGACCGCGGGGAAGTCCGCGTTCGACGAGCGCTACCGCCGCGAGTACCTTTCGGGCGAACAGTTCCGGCGC
The Gemmata palustris DNA segment above includes these coding regions:
- a CDS encoding SEL1-like repeat protein, with amino-acid sequence MTKAPTPTGPTRRRGSSALLLLALLFAGACQRQEPAPDPNPAPTALPQAEAPSTGDSVSEDYAIVERCWYEHRSTADFLRAQGEKRTPVWKEAATQGSSKAMVLYARSLQEGTGVAKDPTEAVKWLRKAIERGNTDAMCLLAQCSLDGEGVAKDPTEAVIWFRKGAEFGNADAMHDLGACYVNGLGVTKDSAEAVKWFRKAVELGNADAMVSLGSCYTYGAGVPKDLTEGVKWFRKATELGCPEAMHNLGACYFHGRGVAKDLIEAVKWYRKAAELGLPIGMHDLGTCYVNGLGVTKDATEAIKWYRKAAELGLPIGMHDLGACYTYGVGVPKDLTEGVKWYRKATELGCVEAMHDLGACYANGTGVAKDSVEAAKWFRKAADFGSAEGMHSLGACYANGAGVPKDPVEAVKWFHKAAETGHAEATRNLGVSYADGVGVAKDPVEAVRWFRKAAELGLPLGMVNLGQSYVLGVGVPKDTVEGLKWVHKAAERGAPHAMYLLGAGYFEGVSTAKDASEAVTWLTKAAELGNTDARYVLQQLRDAPLAPPPKP
- a CDS encoding NAD(P)/FAD-dependent oxidoreductase, which encodes MAKHPDVAIIGGGIIGLTSAFFLAKEGLSVAVYDRSDLGREASWAGAGIVPPGNPERAATPADKLRGIGSRRFPELSAELRELTSIDNGYRLCGGIDFLEPEDRDVPTVWRTEGIAFERLSLADAQRLEPLGEVGGEPYLLPGCAQVRNPRHLRALIAACERVGVQLHPNTSVEAWDFDANRITSAQLATGARVTAERFLLAAGAWSESLLRPLGHSPHVRPVLGQIALLKGPSCSRVLMLGKRYLVPRADGLTLIGSTEEPEAGFEKRTTAVGIEGLVAFARRTVLALAGATLETSWAGLRPGSPDGLPFIGSVPGWDNAFVACGHFRAGVQLSIGTAQAITDLLTGKPTCVDLATFALDRTPDTAAKSAFRS
- a CDS encoding GTPase domain-containing protein yields the protein MQPTEHRSAVGQLADDLRWLEDHCRRQPELAAHAGTLRLASALTRNVIGPFLEGQPTRPLHVAVVGGAGAGKSTVVNFLAGDKVAEANPQAGFTRHPTAFLPPGPAFQWPSYIGFMGQMHRLTEDKPASADEDVYQVKRIAPPTATTAGTNEKYSHPLAEFVIWDCPDMTTWASEGYVARLMEVAALADVIVYVASDERYNDAVPTEFLHLLVKAGKAVVVALTKMRAQDADSFIEHFRQEILGRLPKLPNGEVPAVPVVAIPHMSMAERTDPAGAGARYRVQLLNQILVQCESDDATRARTVTNAAKYLSTAGDGLLDVARRDFSELEAWKSTVTAGKSAFDERYRREYLSGEQFRRFDRFRERLTDLLELPGAGRVVGGIFWALRSPYRWTRDYVFGLVARPDVLNLSEQTVLTGALTSWLDALQAESLRKAGAHSLWKQIAVRFDSELSPQARDRFATDFRAFELKESEDLEEAGKALVDGLEKNPALLYTLRGGKFALDLVIIGSVVYFTWPPGWLLLLIPFGVSASHQFAELATRAVAEGARHRVRSHREQLVTTSLSAPLAEWLAEWPTTGGTSFEKLQQVLRRVPESIRTMEQRVAAKVAAITAPKPHENKAPAPLAHQNTEPPTA